From a region of the Phaseolus vulgaris cultivar G19833 chromosome 6, P. vulgaris v2.0, whole genome shotgun sequence genome:
- the LOC137831394 gene encoding uncharacterized protein, whose product MVSNQTASTMDIETVPSEAKILPPKPEFEPLKPHEMSEGQVQFRKVNVPPHRYTPLKKAWMDIYTPIYEQMKIDLRMNLKGRRVELKTRSDTPDISNLQKCADFVHAFMLGFEVIDAIALLRLDELYIESFEIKDVKTLRGDHLSRAIGRLSGKGGKTKFAIENASKTRIVIADTKIHILGSFANIKIARDSLCSLILGSPAGKVYSKLRAVTARLAERF is encoded by the coding sequence ATGGTGTCAAATCAGACAGCTTCTACCATGGATATTGAGACTGTCCCATCTGAAGCCAAAATTCTGCCACCAAAGCCAGAGTTTGAGCCTTTGAAGCCTCATGAGATGTCTGAGGGACAGGTTCAGTTCCGCAAGGTGAATGTTCCACCTCATCGTTATACCCCTCTCAAGAAAGCTTGGATGGATATCTATACTCCCATTTATGAGCAGATGAAAATTGATCTCCGTATGAATCTGAAAGGTCGTAGAGTTGAGCTGAAGACAAGGTCTGATACACCTGATATTAGTAACCTGCAAAAATGTGCTGATTTTGTCCATGCTTTCATGCTGGGTTTTGAAGTCATAGATGCGATCGCTCTTCTGCGTCTGGATGAGCTCTACATTGAGTCCTTTGAGATCAAGGATGTTAAAACACTTAGAGGCGATCACTTGTCTCGTGCTATTGGAAGGTTATCTGGCAAAGGTGGTAAAACAAAGTTTGCAATTGAGAACGCGTCAAAGACAAGAATCGTGATTGCTGACACCAAAATTCACATATTGGGATCTTTTGCCAACATAAAGATTGCCAGAGATTCTCTTTGTAGCCTGATTCTAGGATCACCAGCAGGAAAGGTGTATTCAAAACTAAGAGCGGTTACTGCTAGATTGGCAGAAAGGTTTTGA